In the genome of Lacerta agilis isolate rLacAgi1 chromosome 2, rLacAgi1.pri, whole genome shotgun sequence, one region contains:
- the LOC117042824 gene encoding vespryn-like, which yields MNLHLEDVIKQFKDAVLFKLQFQKANVTLDPDTAHPRLILSEDGKSMRWGEKKPRLPNNPERFSNGPCVLGLEGFTAGSHFWEVTVGSEGEWVVGIARSL from the exons ATGAATCTCCATCTGGAGGACGTGATAAAGCAGTTCAAAG atgctgTGTTATTCAAACTACAGTTTCAGAAAG CAAATGTcactctggatccagacacagcccATCCCAGGCTCATCCTGTCCGAGGATGGGAAAAGCATGAGATGGGGAGAGAAAAAGCCACGCCTGCCTAACAATCCCGAGAGGTTCAGCAACGGGCCTTGTGTGCTGGGACTtgagggattcacagcaggcaGCCATTTCTGGGAAGTCACTGTGGGAAGTGAGGGAGAATGGGTTGTGGGGATCGCTAGAAGTCTGTGA
- the LOC117042428 gene encoding zinc finger protein RFP-like: MAATAAAAAAGGPVQSLCDEATCSICLEYFKDPVMIPECLHSFCRSCLIQCWGESEAEAFCPHCRETVQERSLIPNWPLENFVEIAKKLSLQEGKEEGGKEKVCEKHQEPLKLFCKEDGAPICLVCDRSNEHKCHEAIPLKEASKEYKGLMCRRLEILRKERERILAYQEDVKKECEDLLKLTETERQKTAEKFRQLHQFIEEQEKCLLNEIEKVEKEIARKRDEQLAKLSRELSYLKRITQEMQEKRQQPESEFLQDVRSTLQRYEKREKLENPPTFPPELKIKTSRLCAIDPLLDSAMKEFKDSFKEQLHQDNWSFGQQFQKANVTLDPDTANTNHILSKDRKSVRLEGNPPNTYSNYYPPLLGREGFTAGRHFWEVSVENGNWVVGVAGKSGRMPEFPLSPEGGIWAVRREGGQHKVCISPNPLHLSMNGKLKRIRVTLDYEGGRVSFYNADSGAKLYTFSGAWFAGESLLPFFRLDTVSAQLEIC, from the exons ATGGCggcgactgctgctgctgctgctgcagggggtCCTGTGCAGAGTCTTTGCGATGAAGccacttgctccatctgcctggaATATTTCAAGGATCCGGTGATGATCCCTGAGTGTCTGCACAGCTTCTGCCGATCCTGCTTGATCCAGTGCTGGGGGGAATCGGAGGCAGAGGCTTTCTGCCCTCACTGCAGAGAAACGGTTCAGGAAAGGAGCCTCATCCCAAACTGGCCGTTGGAAAACTTTGTAGAAATAGCCAAGAAGCTGAGTCTTcaagagggaaaggaggaaggaggaaaagaaaaggtttGTGAGAAGCACCAGGAGCCCCTGAAACTCTTCTGCAAGGAGGATGGAGCCCCCATCTGTCTTGTGTGCGACAGATCCAACGAGCACAAATGCCACGAGGCGATTCCCCTGAAAGAGGCTTCCAAGGAGTACAAG ggaCTGATGTGTAGACGCCTGGAGattctgaggaaagagagagaaagaattctGGCCTATCAAGAAGACGTGAAAAAGGAATGTGAGGACCTCCTT aaattaacagaaacGGAGAGGCAGAAGACAGCGGAGAAGTTCAGACAACTGCACCAGTTTATCGAAGAACAAGAAAAATGTCTGCTGAATGAGATAGAAaaggtggagaaggagattgcaAGGAAAAGGGATGAGCAACTGGCCAAGCTCTCCAGGGAACTCTCCTATCTGAAAAGGATCACCCAGGAGATGCAGGAGAAGCGTCAGCAGCCGGAGAGCGAATTCCTGCAG GATGTGAGGAGCACCTTGCAGAG atatgagaaaagagagaaactgGAGAATCCACCGACTTTCCCTCCAGAGCTGAAGATAAAGACCTCCAGACTCTGTGCTATAGACCCCCTTCTGGATTCTGCCATGAAAGAATTCAAAG ACTCATTCAAAGAACAGCTTCATCAAG ATAATTGGTCGTTTGGACAACAGTTTCAGAAAG CAAATGTCACactggatccagacacagccaATACCAATCACATCCTGTCCAAGGATCGGAAAAGTGTGAGACTGGAAGGAAACCCTCCTAATACATACAGCAACTACTATCCTCCTTTGTTAGGACgtgagggattcacagcaggcagacatttctgggaagtcaGTGTGGAAAATGGAAACTGGGTTGTGGGGGTCGCTGGGAAGTCTGGGAGGATGCCTGAATTTCCTCTAAGCCCTGAGGGAGGGATCTGGGCTGTACGAAGGGAAGGCGGTCAGCACAAGGTCTGCATTTCCCCTAATCCCCTTCATCTGTCCATGAATGGGAAGCTCAAGAGGATCCGGGTGACTCTGGACTATGAAGGGGGACGTGTGTCTTTTTATAATGCTGACTCAGGAGCCAAACTCTACACTTTCTCAGGAGCCTGGTTCGCTGGAGagtccctcctccctttctttcggCTGGATACAGTTTCTGCCCAACTTGAGATCTGCTGA